A window of Phycodurus eques isolate BA_2022a chromosome 5, UOR_Pequ_1.1, whole genome shotgun sequence contains these coding sequences:
- the tph1a gene encoding tryptophan 5-hydroxylase 1a, whose product MYSNRIDGPRRGRSFDSMNIAYEEKLLHNEINKSTFKKIEENTEKNTPEKGRATIIFSLKNEVGGLVKALKLFQENHVNLAHIESRKSKRRNSEIEIFVDCDSNHEQLNEIIQLLRKHVNVVDMEPPDNSYIQEEDMHNVPWFPKKISDLDKCANRVLMYGSDLDADHPGFKDNVYRKRRKYFADLARTYKHGELIPRIEFTEEEVKTWGVVYRELNKLYPSHACREYLKNLPLLSKYCECREDNIPQLEDVSRFLRERTGFTIRPVAGYLSPRDFLAGLAFRVFHCTQYVRHSSDPLYTPEPDTCHELLGHIPLLAEPSFAQFSQEIGLASLGASDDSVQKLATCYFFTVEFGLCKQEGQLRAYGAGLLSSISELKHALSGKSRIMPFDPKVTSKQECIITTFQDVYFVSDSFEEAKVKMREFAKTIKRPFTVRYNPYTQSVDVLKDTPSINSVVEELRHELDIVGDALNRLNKQLGI is encoded by the exons GCCTACGAAGAAAAATTACTTCacaatgag ATAAACAAATCAACCTTcaaaaaaattgaagaaaacaCCGAGAAGAATACGCCAGAGAAAGGCAGAGCAACAATTATCTTTTCCCTCAAGAATGAAGTGGGCGGACTTGTAAAGGCACTCAAACTCTTCCAA GAAAATCATGTCAACCTTGCGCACATCGAGTCCAGGAAATCGAAAAGGCGCAACTCAGAGATTGAAATATTTGTGGACTGCGATAGCAACCACGAACAACTCAATGAAATCATCCAGCTGCTGCGGAAGCACGTGAACGTGGTGGACATGGAGCCGCCAGATAATTCCTATATACAGGAGGAAG ATATGCATAATGTACCGTGGTTCCCAAAGAAAATATCTGACTTGGACAAATGTGCTAATCGTGTCCTGATGTATGGCTCTGATTTGGATGCTGACCATCCG GGTTTCAAGGACAATGTCTACCGCAAAAGGAGAAAGTATTTTGCAGATCTCGCGAGGACCTACAAACA TGGTGAGCTGATTCCTCGTATAGAGTTTACAGAGGAGGAAGTCAAGACATGGGGTGTTGTGTACAGAGAGCTCAACAAGTTGTACCCCAGCCACGCTTGTCGGGAATACTTGAAGAACCTACCGCTGCTGTCCAAATACTGTGAATGTCGAGAAGACAACATTCCCCAACTGGAAGATGTCTCTCGCTTCCTCAGAG AACGCACTGGGTTTACCATCAGGCCTGTGGCTGGTTACCTGTCCCCTCGTGACTTCCTGGCCGGTTTGGCCTTCCGTGTTTTCCACTGCACCCAGTATGTGCGGCACAGCTCTGACCCCTTATACACCCCGGAGCC AGACACGTGCCATGAGCTGCTGGGTCACATCCCCCTGCTGGCAGAGCCCAGTTTTGCACAATTTTCCCAGGAGATCGGTCTGGCTTCACTGGGAGCCTCGGACGACTCTGTTCAGAAACTGGCCACA TGTTATTTCTTCACAGTGGAGTTTGGCCTATGCAAACAGGAAGGACAGCTGAGAGCCTATGGGGCTGGACTGCTCTCATCCATCAGTGAGCTTAAg CATGCACTTTCGGGAAAATCAAGGATCATGCCATTTGACCCCAAAGTAACATCCAAACAAGAATGCATCATTACAACCTTTCAGGATGTTTACTTTGTGTCAGACAGCTTTGAGGAGGCCAAAGTCAAGATGAG GGAGTTTGCCAAGACCATCAAGCGTCCCTTCACAGTACGCTACAACCCCTACACTCAGAGTGTGGATGTGCTTAAAGACACTCCCAGCATCAACAGCGTTGTGGAGGAACTTCGACATGAGCTCGACATTGTGGGCGATGCTCTGAACCGCCTCAACAAGCAGCTCGGAATCTGA
- the sergef gene encoding secretion-regulating guanine nucleotide exchange factor isoform X4: MATSSRQDFCLLAWGANSYGQHGQGHEEDQAIPRISNKAALHGRTIRAVSGGGGHSVVVTDDGEAFVCGQNHRGQLGLGHTANCSTLQHCSGLNRRVTNAACGWDFTLLLTDCGNLLACGSNVFGQLGIGHMTSHSAELVLIEGLKEHVLSIAAGLRHSLAITESGYVYQWGTGLCSLAKRALSPDPVPSHLNSKIPSLVPGLDLKMPRAVTAGSAHCVCLTGDGDLFLWGSNKHSQLTATELFLPIPAPLKRSLLGGEKVVNVCSGWTHVIAQTESGRVFTWGRRNYGQLGRPLANGANPKHQSADHSSQTSLPAEAHALCGATQLACGSEHNLAVVGQRSTHT, translated from the exons ATGGCAACAAGCTCGCGGCAAGATTTTTGTTTACTCGCGTGG GGGGCCAACAGCTATGGGCAGCATGGACAGGGACATGAGGAGGACCAGGCAATCCCTCGGATCTCGAACAAGGCTGCCCTACATGGAAGAACCATCCGGGCTGTGAGCGGTGGCGGTGGCCACTCGGTGGTTGTCACTG aTGATGGAGAGGCGTTTGTGTGTGGGCAGAATCACAGAGGCCAGCTTGGACTCGGCCACACTGCCAACTGCTCAACACTTCAGCACTGTTCAGGCCTGAATCGGAGGGTCACGAATGCTGCCTGTGGCTGGGATTTTACTCTTCTCCTGACTG ATTGTGGTAACCTATTAGCGTGCGGCTCGAATGTATTTGGACAGCTGGGTATTGGTCACATGACTTCACACTCTGCAGAGTTGGTGCTCATTGAG GGTCTGAAGGAGCATGTGTTGAGCATTGCAGCCGGGCTCCGACACTCACTTGCCATCACAG AGTCAGGATATGTCTACCAGTGGGGGACAGGTCTTTGTAGTCTTGCCAAGAGAGCACTCAGTCCAGACCCTGTTCCGTCACACCTCAATTCCAAGATTCCTTCTCTGGTACCAG GTCTGGATCTGAAGATGCCTCGTGCTGTCACTGCGGGCTCAGCACATTGTGTGTGCCTTACAG GAGATGGTGATTTATTTCTTTGGGGAAGCAACAAGCACAGCCAGCTGACTGCCACCGAGCTCTTCTTACCCATTCCTGCTCCACTCAAGCGCTCACTTCTGGGTGGAGAGAAAGTTGTAAACGTGTGCAGTGGCTGGACTCACGTTATTGCCCAAACAG AGAGCGGGAGAGTGTTCACTTGGGGCAGAAGAAATTATGGACAACTGGGCCGACCTTTGGCAAATGGCGCAAATCCTAAGCATCAGTCAGCAGACCACAGTAGCCAGACTTCTCTACCTGCTGAGGCGCATGCCCTGTGTGGAGCAACGCAA CTCGCATGTGGATCCGAACATAACCTCGCGGTTGTAG